The following are encoded together in the Pleurocapsa sp. FMAR1 genome:
- a CDS encoding DUF3386 domain-containing protein has product MSDNTARDRFRAAYENRYTWDSNFPGYSTKLELKQGDEVYTADIKVNSDLSVEVTGIEDEKVSESVYNHMRDVVTHRKRNTFENAHGKSTFTLGEEDASGAVEILVKGDSMGSNYKIRGTEISQVSRVMGPMAFVINTNESLDTGEGYISTGYNAIFRDSKTDNLKAKREFNESYEKLGNYYVPKHQVIESIDPDNDKIITEFTFSQTKLLEPATVR; this is encoded by the coding sequence ATGTCAGATAATACCGCACGCGATCGCTTTCGCGCAGCTTACGAAAACCGTTACACCTGGGATAGTAATTTTCCTGGCTATAGTACCAAGCTAGAACTAAAACAAGGTGATGAAGTATATACAGCCGATATTAAAGTCAATAGCGATTTGTCTGTAGAAGTTACTGGTATCGAAGACGAGAAGGTATCTGAAAGCGTTTACAACCACATGAGAGATGTGGTTACCCACCGTAAGCGCAATACCTTTGAAAATGCTCACGGTAAAAGTACTTTCACTCTAGGAGAAGAAGATGCTTCTGGTGCAGTAGAAATTTTGGTTAAGGGCGACTCTATGGGGTCTAACTACAAAATTCGCGGTACAGAAATTTCTCAGGTTAGCCGTGTCATGGGACCAATGGCTTTTGTGATTAACACTAACGAAAGTTTGGACACTGGAGAAGGCTATATTTCTACTGGTTATAATGCAATTTTCCGCGACTCCAAAACTGATAATTTAAAGGCTAAACGAGAATTTAACGAAAGCTACGAAAAGCTAGGTAACTACTATGTTCCTAAACATCAGGTCATTGAATCTATTGATCCAGACAACGATAAAATTATTACTGAGTTTACCTTCTCGCAAACCAAATTATTAGAACCCGCAACAGTTAGGTAG
- a CDS encoding NifU family protein, which produces MSLALTQDNVETVLDELRPYLMADGGNVELAEIEGPIVKLRLQGACGSCPSSAMTLKMGIERRLREKIPEIVEVEQVM; this is translated from the coding sequence ATGTCATTAGCATTAACTCAAGATAACGTAGAAACCGTCTTAGACGAACTACGTCCTTATCTTATGGCTGACGGCGGTAACGTCGAATTAGCCGAAATCGAAGGACCTATTGTGAAATTAAGACTACAGGGTGCTTGCGGTTCTTGTCCTAGTTCGGCAATGACCCTCAAAATGGGTATCGAACGCCGTCTAAGAGAGAAAATTCCTGAAATTGTTGAAGTAGAACAAGTAATGTAA
- a CDS encoding LysR family transcriptional regulator translates to MRRDELTDLSAFVMVADEMSFTKAASKLGMSPSALSHAMRSLEDRLGVRLLARTTRKVSTTEAGERLLTTLRPALRDINAGLTDLGKLRDKPAGNLRITTSKHAAISVICPVLPDFIDAYPDIRVEITIDESLSDIVASRYDAGIRLREKVAKDMIAVRVGSDVRTAVVGSPAYFATHPKPKTPQDLVEHCCINYRFMTSGGLYHWDFEKDGRAFQVRVDGSLVFNDSDLILTATLAGQGIGYLYEDQIAELVVEGRLIQILTDWYPTASSYYLYHPNQRQTPTALAALIDALQVKST, encoded by the coding sequence ATGAGGCGTGACGAACTAACCGATTTATCTGCATTCGTGATGGTTGCCGACGAGATGAGTTTTACAAAAGCTGCGTCAAAACTGGGAATGTCTCCATCCGCCTTAAGCCATGCTATGAGGTCGCTTGAAGACAGACTGGGAGTACGATTGTTGGCGCGAACGACCCGAAAAGTATCTACAACAGAGGCAGGTGAAAGACTATTGACAACCTTACGACCTGCACTTAGGGATATCAATGCTGGACTAACCGACCTGGGCAAGTTACGGGACAAACCTGCTGGAAACTTACGTATTACCACATCTAAACACGCAGCAATTTCTGTTATCTGTCCAGTATTGCCTGATTTTATCGATGCTTATCCAGATATTCGAGTCGAGATTACAATTGACGAAAGCCTGAGCGACATTGTTGCCAGCCGTTACGATGCTGGAATTCGGTTAAGAGAAAAGGTTGCCAAAGACATGATTGCAGTGCGAGTCGGCTCAGATGTGCGAACGGCAGTTGTTGGATCTCCAGCCTATTTTGCGACCCACCCCAAACCAAAAACACCCCAAGACCTGGTTGAGCATTGCTGCATCAACTATCGATTTATGACCTCTGGAGGGCTTTATCACTGGGATTTTGAGAAAGATGGCAGAGCTTTTCAAGTTAGAGTTGATGGATCTCTTGTTTTCAACGACAGCGATCTAATTCTAACGGCTACCTTGGCGGGGCAAGGCATTGGATATCTTTACGAGGATCAGATTGCCGAACTGGTCGTCGAGGGTCGGCTAATCCAGATTTTGACAGACTGGTATCCGACCGCTTCTAGCTACTACCTTTATCATCCTAATCAACGTCAGACCCCAACCGCACTCGCCGCGCTAATTGATGCTTTGCAAGTTAAATCAACATAG
- a CDS encoding UDP-N-acetylmuramoyl-tripeptide--D-alanyl-D-alanine ligase: protein MSIYFSLSQLCTILKTNLIALSSNVADDSVVGITTDSRNVKPGEIFIALVGENFDGHNFVESAVSQGAIAVVVSQSQISSDIPQFVVQDTLKAYQQIAQWWRDRFEIPVIGITGSVGKTSTKELVSAVLSTQGKVLKTEANFNNEIGVPKTLLQITPEHNYAVIEMAMRGEGEIALLTDIARPTIGIITNVGTAHIGRLGSREAIARAKCELLAQMPDSSVAILNYDNSLLIETAGIWQGKTITYGFTGGDISGEIINLATLRVFDKDLPLPLPGKHNASNYLAAIAVAQVLNIDLTPLIAELKVELPQGRSRRYDLPNDLVVLDETYNAGLESMLAALQMLKQTPGKRHIAVLGTMKELGEHSPQLHRQVGKKAQELNLDLLLILADEAATQEIARGAEKITTECFSDRASLTRKLKEMMRSGDRILCKASNSVGLNKVVDELISDNERVAKQLEITESIISEDRNVLKKLAE from the coding sequence ATGAGCATCTATTTCTCTTTGTCGCAACTCTGCACAATTCTTAAGACAAATTTAATCGCTCTTAGTTCTAATGTTGCGGATGACTCTGTAGTCGGTATTACTACAGACAGTAGAAATGTCAAACCTGGAGAAATATTTATTGCCTTGGTAGGAGAAAACTTCGATGGTCATAATTTTGTCGAGTCAGCAGTATCTCAAGGCGCGATCGCCGTAGTTGTTTCTCAATCTCAAATCTCCTCAGACATCCCGCAATTTGTTGTTCAAGATACCCTTAAAGCCTACCAGCAAATAGCTCAGTGGTGGCGCGATCGCTTTGAGATTCCTGTAATTGGCATCACGGGTTCAGTGGGAAAAACTAGTACTAAAGAATTAGTCAGTGCCGTTTTAAGTACCCAGGGAAAAGTATTAAAAACTGAAGCAAACTTTAATAACGAAATTGGTGTACCTAAAACCCTTTTGCAAATTACCCCAGAACATAACTATGCCGTAATTGAAATGGCAATGCGAGGCGAAGGAGAAATCGCTTTATTAACAGATATTGCCCGTCCGACTATTGGCATCATAACTAACGTGGGAACGGCTCATATTGGTCGCTTAGGCTCAAGAGAGGCGATCGCCAGAGCTAAATGTGAACTCTTGGCACAAATGCCTGATTCTAGTGTCGCTATTTTAAATTACGATAATTCTTTATTAATCGAAACTGCTGGGATTTGGCAAGGAAAAACTATCACCTATGGTTTTACGGGGGGAGATATTTCAGGGGAAATAATTAATTTGGCTACTCTAAGGGTATTTGACAAAGATTTACCTTTACCCTTACCAGGAAAACATAACGCCAGTAACTATCTTGCTGCGATCGCTGTTGCTCAAGTTTTAAATATCGATCTGACACCTTTAATAGCAGAGTTAAAAGTAGAATTACCTCAAGGGCGATCGCGTCGCTATGATTTACCCAATGATCTAGTTGTTCTCGATGAAACCTACAACGCGGGTTTAGAGTCGATGCTGGCTGCGCTACAGATGCTCAAACAAACCCCAGGCAAACGCCACATTGCTGTCTTAGGCACAATGAAAGAATTAGGAGAACATTCCCCTCAGCTACACCGTCAGGTAGGGAAAAAGGCACAGGAATTAAACTTAGATCTGCTGCTGATATTAGCTGATGAAGCTGCAACTCAAGAAATTGCTAGGGGTGCAGAGAAAATAACTACAGAATGCTTTAGCGATCGCGCTAGCTTGACTCGTAAATTAAAAGAAATGATGCGTTCAGGCGATCGTATTTTATGTAAAGCTTCTAATTCAGTCGGTTTAAACAAAGTTGTAGATGAGTTAATTTCTGACAATGAAAGAGTAGCTAAACAATTAGAAATTACAGAATCGATTATAAGTGAAGATCGTAACGTATTGAAAAAGCTGGCAGAATAG
- a CDS encoding HhoA/HhoB/HtrA family serine endopeptidase → MPTYPKYDSNSNVVIGSSSHRRRIPQKSVAALALVLLGAGLGVGGDYLFAHNSPVLGTTAAAESNPATQANSQVTTPSPAEGSVYNPVARIAQQVGPAVVRIDSTRTVNNPNAQMFNDPFFRNFFGSQMPQMPNKEVERGLGSGFIINKDGTILTNAHVVDGSEKVSVTLKDGRTFPGKVMGKDPVTDVAVVKVDAKNLPVVKIGDSKTLQPGETAIAIGNPLGLDNTVTEGIISATGRSSGQVGIPDKRVNFIQTDAAINPGNSGGPLLNQNGEVVGINTAIIQGAQGLGFAIPIDTAKGISDQLIASGKVEHPFLGIQMVTLTPEVKQEINSNPNSGLSVYDNSGVLVMKVVPDSPAAKAGLRAGDVIGKVNGQAVKDADALQQAVESSKVGKNLQLDLKRNGQQMNVAVKAGAYPTAQADTEDQTP, encoded by the coding sequence ATGCCAACCTATCCTAAATATGATTCTAATAGTAATGTAGTTATTGGTTCTTCATCTCATCGTCGCCGTATACCTCAAAAATCTGTTGCTGCTTTGGCTTTAGTTTTGTTGGGTGCAGGACTCGGTGTGGGGGGAGACTATTTATTTGCTCACAATAGTCCAGTTTTAGGGACTACCGCAGCTGCGGAATCTAATCCAGCTACCCAAGCTAATAGCCAGGTTACTACTCCCTCGCCAGCAGAAGGTTCAGTATACAATCCGGTTGCGAGGATCGCCCAACAAGTAGGACCGGCTGTAGTGCGAATTGATTCTACTCGTACGGTCAACAATCCTAATGCCCAAATGTTTAACGACCCCTTTTTCCGTAACTTTTTTGGTTCGCAAATGCCCCAAATGCCCAATAAAGAAGTTGAGAGGGGATTAGGGTCTGGTTTTATCATCAATAAAGACGGCACGATTTTGACTAATGCTCATGTTGTCGATGGGTCAGAAAAAGTCAGCGTCACTTTAAAAGATGGTCGTACTTTTCCTGGGAAGGTAATGGGCAAAGATCCCGTTACCGATGTAGCAGTAGTAAAAGTTGATGCCAAAAATCTACCTGTAGTAAAAATTGGTGACAGTAAGACTCTACAGCCAGGAGAAACGGCGATCGCCATTGGTAATCCTTTAGGATTAGATAACACCGTCACCGAAGGTATTATCAGTGCCACAGGTCGCTCTTCAGGACAAGTAGGTATTCCCGATAAACGAGTCAATTTTATTCAAACTGATGCTGCGATCAATCCTGGCAATTCTGGTGGTCCTTTGCTAAACCAAAATGGCGAAGTGGTTGGCATTAATACCGCTATTATTCAAGGAGCCCAAGGACTTGGTTTTGCCATTCCCATCGATACTGCTAAAGGAATTTCCGACCAGTTGATTGCTTCTGGAAAGGTAGAACATCCTTTCTTGGGTATCCAAATGGTTACTCTAACCCCAGAAGTTAAACAAGAAATAAACTCTAATCCCAATAGTGGTTTGAGTGTTTATGATAATAGCGGGGTTTTGGTTATGAAAGTAGTACCAGACTCTCCTGCGGCTAAAGCTGGCTTGAGGGCTGGGGATGTCATCGGAAAAGTCAACGGACAAGCAGTTAAAGATGCTGATGCCTTACAGCAAGCAGTGGAAAGCAGCAAAGTGGGTAAAAATCTCCAGCTTGATTTAAAACGCAATGGACAACAGATGAATGTAGCAGTTAAAGCAGGAGCATATCCCACCGCTCAAGCTGATACAGAAGATCAAACGCCTTAA
- a CDS encoding DUF4142 domain-containing protein — MIRLKFTAIAAVAILSVTLAGTVLAQQAPVKTQPMQQTISEQIAQMPSSEQLGNTSTSSLSNSEKDFLTKSAQDSLYEFSSAQLAVQKAQDPKIAQYGLRLMNDHAEYNTQLMELARRKGIIVPVQLDSQNQSKLEQLMQLQGSEFDRQYISESMQANASDVKDLQSQATSAQDPDMQAFIEQSLPVQEMHTQLSKALENGTSYSKYLMNNMNADNS, encoded by the coding sequence ATGATTAGACTTAAATTTACTGCAATAGCAGCAGTAGCGATACTTTCAGTAACTTTAGCTGGAACAGTTTTAGCACAGCAAGCCCCTGTCAAAACGCAGCCAATGCAGCAGACCATCTCCGAACAGATAGCGCAAATGCCTTCGAGCGAGCAGCTTGGCAACACTAGCACATCTTCTTTAAGCAACAGCGAAAAAGATTTTTTGACCAAATCTGCTCAAGATAGTCTTTATGAGTTTTCTTCCGCTCAATTAGCTGTCCAGAAAGCTCAAGATCCTAAGATTGCACAGTACGGTTTACGATTAATGAATGACCACGCAGAGTATAATACGCAGCTAATGGAACTCGCTCGTCGCAAAGGCATAATCGTACCCGTCCAGTTAGATAGTCAAAACCAATCTAAGTTAGAGCAGCTTATGCAGCTTCAAGGAAGCGAATTTGATCGACAGTATATCAGCGAGTCAATGCAAGCTAACGCTAGTGACGTAAAGGATTTGCAAAGTCAAGCTACATCTGCTCAAGATCCAGATATGCAAGCTTTCATCGAGCAGTCTTTACCCGTGCAGGAGATGCATACGCAATTATCTAAGGCACTTGAAAATGGCACTAGCTACAGCAAATACCTGATGAACAATATGAATGCCGACAATTCTTGA
- a CDS encoding manganese catalase family protein, producing the protein MFFHKKETIHNVEIKEANPRFAQLLLEQFGGATGELSAALQYWVQSFHVEDPAIKDMLQDIAIEEFGHLEMVGKMIEMHTKNVDQTDAYKSTLFAVRGMGPHFLDSQGSAWTAAYLNEGGDVVRDLRANIGAEAGARQTYESLIKIAPDEGTKKTLVHLLTREISHTQMFMNALKDLGKLDDPFFGNVQPDETVDLYYNLSTSTPAEGSNIEVDQRGPWNQEPDFRYVAHPQPNHSSAAN; encoded by the coding sequence ATGTTTTTCCACAAAAAAGAAACCATTCACAATGTCGAGATCAAAGAAGCAAATCCCCGCTTTGCTCAACTATTACTAGAGCAATTTGGTGGTGCAACTGGAGAACTATCTGCTGCCTTGCAATATTGGGTGCAATCTTTCCATGTTGAAGATCCAGCAATTAAAGATATGCTCCAAGACATTGCTATTGAAGAGTTCGGTCATTTAGAAATGGTTGGTAAAATGATCGAAATGCACACTAAAAATGTAGACCAAACCGATGCATATAAAAGTACGTTGTTTGCCGTGCGAGGAATGGGACCTCATTTCCTCGATAGTCAAGGTAGTGCTTGGACAGCAGCTTATTTAAATGAAGGCGGTGATGTCGTGCGCGATCTACGTGCCAATATTGGTGCAGAAGCTGGAGCGCGTCAAACTTATGAATCGTTGATTAAAATAGCGCCAGATGAAGGTACAAAAAAAACTCTAGTACATTTGTTGACTCGCGAAATTTCTCATACGCAGATGTTCATGAATGCATTAAAAGATTTGGGCAAGCTTGATGATCCCTTCTTTGGTAACGTTCAGCCCGATGAAACAGTAGATTTGTATTATAATTTATCTACTTCTACTCCAGCAGAAGGCTCAAACATAGAAGTAGACCAACGCGGTCCCTGGAATCAAGAGCCAGATTTTAGATACGTCGCTCACCCCCAACCAAATCATTCTTCGGCAGCCAATTGA
- a CDS encoding AI-2E family transporter → MTRKQSLSFADRLTQGAPLAVLLLLSLLILYQLRSVLELIAIAILLSLIFQTLLHQLEKLVKKPWLAVLILSVGILGLTVMFPLVIVPSLLDQMGKLSSQLPQYISNLTSESRNLHEQYQLVLDLSQEISKLNNFIDGVIGSLPQMLAQAFGITIEVFAT, encoded by the coding sequence ATGACTCGAAAACAATCTCTTTCTTTTGCAGATAGACTGACTCAGGGTGCGCCACTTGCAGTTTTACTGTTATTATCTCTCCTCATCCTCTATCAACTTCGTTCAGTTTTAGAGCTTATTGCGATCGCCATTTTATTATCGCTAATTTTTCAAACGCTACTGCATCAGCTAGAAAAGTTGGTAAAAAAGCCTTGGTTAGCAGTTCTAATTCTATCCGTTGGCATCCTTGGTTTAACCGTAATGTTCCCCCTGGTTATTGTTCCTAGTCTTTTAGATCAAATGGGAAAACTATCTTCACAATTACCACAATACATAAGTAATTTAACTTCAGAGTCTCGCAATCTCCACGAGCAATATCAACTTGTTCTTGATCTCTCTCAGGAAATTAGTAAATTAAATAATTTTATCGATGGTGTTATCGGGTCATTACCTCAGATGCTGGCACAAGCTTTTGGGATTACCATTGAGGTTTTTGCTACATAG